The following are encoded in a window of Mycobacterium sp. ELW1 genomic DNA:
- a CDS encoding EAL domain-containing protein, protein MPKTARVAIGSSVIFAAFVVWVLSGRSHGEAVKAVDDIVFVLLTIPAAVFTALAARAVHGRLRAAWVAITIGMVGWALGEVLWTYYELALEEPPFPSLADAAYLIMPVGFCVGLLLFPADSGQSRTRTLLDGVIVAGSLFLVSWVTILNPIYSARSDGAPAVIISLAYPLSDVVVLTIAAMALLRAADDQRGVSTLLTIAMVFIALSDSGFTYLSAKNDYSSGNLIDIGWVAGLMLIMVAATASRDEVRRPRTHANLAGWASVWFPYAPLLLAGIVAAAEPATVFQTPLVGTIGTLLMLAVLGRQYLAVRENRRLLATVAEQALRDPLTGLANRAMFSDRLDDAMQRRERDCRAVALIILDLNDFKLVNDTLGHPAGDELLNRAGERILGCVRNGDTVARLGGDEFVVLVDDDPKHMHADQIAQRVAESFDKPFAIDGQELFIRPSVGLAVAGADEPEVSAEELVKRADTAMYAAKKTRTIGVHRFTHDLQLAKSSDDGLIHRFRSTPSTEDEAAAQLLGELRQAIDSVELTLAYQPKFNLLTGHMVGVEALVRWPHHRRGLLSPDEFLPLVRHHGLMRPVTDLVINTALDAAHGWHQAAVHLPIAVNMSAPLLADPHLPTRIRRALDDRNLPASALTVEITEDLVLGNIEGTRDVLNQLRRSGIRIAIDDFGTGYSTLSYLCELPVDEVKLDRRLVVQIVDDARVSTVVNAVITLAHELGLIVVAEGVEDADVAARLVEFGCDVVQGFYFSVPLSADDVLRMVTEAADPISTGSPVTSGTDRT, encoded by the coding sequence ATGCCCAAGACCGCCCGGGTCGCGATCGGTAGCTCGGTGATCTTCGCGGCCTTCGTCGTCTGGGTCCTCAGCGGGCGATCGCACGGCGAGGCTGTCAAAGCCGTCGACGACATCGTGTTCGTGCTGCTGACGATTCCCGCGGCGGTCTTCACGGCCCTGGCCGCGCGAGCGGTGCACGGGAGGCTGCGAGCCGCATGGGTTGCCATCACGATCGGGATGGTGGGCTGGGCGCTCGGCGAGGTGCTGTGGACCTATTACGAACTCGCGCTCGAGGAACCCCCGTTCCCCTCACTGGCCGACGCGGCCTATCTGATCATGCCGGTCGGCTTCTGCGTGGGCCTGCTGCTGTTCCCCGCCGACAGCGGTCAGTCGCGGACCCGGACACTGCTCGACGGGGTGATCGTGGCCGGATCGCTCTTCCTGGTGAGCTGGGTGACGATCCTGAACCCGATCTACTCCGCCAGGTCCGATGGCGCGCCGGCGGTGATCATCTCGCTGGCCTACCCGCTGTCGGATGTGGTGGTCCTGACCATCGCGGCGATGGCGTTGCTGCGCGCTGCCGACGATCAACGCGGCGTGTCGACACTGTTGACCATCGCGATGGTCTTCATCGCCCTGTCCGACAGCGGCTTTACCTATCTGTCGGCGAAGAACGACTACTCCAGCGGAAACCTGATCGACATCGGATGGGTCGCCGGCCTGATGCTCATCATGGTGGCGGCCACCGCCAGCCGTGACGAGGTTCGCCGGCCACGGACACACGCCAACCTGGCCGGCTGGGCGTCGGTCTGGTTCCCCTACGCGCCACTTCTCCTGGCCGGCATCGTCGCCGCCGCCGAACCGGCCACCGTCTTTCAGACGCCGCTGGTAGGGACCATCGGGACGCTGCTGATGCTCGCCGTCTTGGGCCGCCAGTACCTGGCGGTGCGAGAAAACCGCCGCCTGCTCGCCACCGTGGCCGAACAGGCGCTGCGTGATCCGTTGACGGGCCTGGCCAACCGCGCCATGTTCTCCGACCGGCTCGACGATGCGATGCAGCGTCGCGAGCGGGACTGCAGGGCGGTGGCGCTGATCATCCTGGACCTCAACGACTTCAAACTCGTCAATGACACGCTGGGGCATCCAGCCGGCGATGAGCTGCTGAACCGTGCTGGTGAACGAATCCTGGGTTGCGTCCGCAACGGCGACACCGTCGCCCGTCTCGGCGGCGACGAGTTCGTCGTCCTCGTCGACGACGACCCCAAGCACATGCACGCCGACCAGATCGCGCAGCGCGTGGCAGAGTCCTTCGACAAGCCGTTCGCCATCGATGGCCAGGAGTTGTTCATCAGACCTAGCGTCGGGCTGGCCGTGGCGGGCGCCGACGAACCCGAAGTATCGGCCGAAGAGCTCGTCAAACGTGCCGATACGGCCATGTATGCGGCCAAGAAGACCCGCACCATCGGTGTGCACCGATTCACCCACGATCTGCAGCTGGCCAAGTCCTCCGACGACGGCCTGATCCACCGGTTCCGCAGCACGCCGTCCACCGAGGATGAGGCCGCGGCCCAGCTGCTGGGCGAGCTGCGCCAGGCGATCGACTCCGTCGAGCTCACGCTGGCATACCAGCCCAAGTTCAACCTCCTCACCGGTCACATGGTGGGTGTCGAGGCCCTGGTGCGCTGGCCGCACCACCGGCGCGGCCTGCTCAGCCCCGACGAGTTCCTGCCGCTCGTCCGCCATCACGGTCTGATGCGCCCGGTCACCGATCTGGTGATCAACACCGCGCTCGACGCTGCGCACGGGTGGCATCAGGCCGCGGTGCATCTGCCGATCGCGGTCAACATGTCGGCACCGCTGCTTGCCGACCCGCATCTGCCCACCCGCATCCGCCGTGCGTTGGATGACCGAAACCTGCCCGCCAGTGCGCTGACCGTCGAGATCACCGAGGACCTGGTGCTCGGCAACATCGAAGGTACCCGCGACGTACTGAACCAGTTGCGCCGCAGTGGAATTCGCATCGCGATCGACGACTTTGGGACTGGCTACTCCACCCTGTCCTATCTGTGCGAGCTGCCAGTCGACGAAGTCAAGCTGGACCGGCGGCTCGTCGTGCAGATTGTGGACGATGCCCGGGTGTCGACCGTCGTCAACGCGGTGATCACGCTCGCCCACGAACTGGGCTTGATCGTCGTCGCGGAGGGAGTCGAAGACGCCGACGTCGCCGCGCGTCTCGTCGAGTTCGGCTGTGATGTGGTGCAGGGCTTCTACTTCAGCGTGCCCTTGTCCGCCGACGACGTGCTGCGGATGGTCACCGAGGCCGCGGATCCCATCAGTACGGGATCCCCTGTGACATCAGGAACAGACCGGACCTGA
- a CDS encoding thiolase family protein: MSASDDIFILGIRMTKFGKHADKDTVDLAAEAAMAALADAGVTMADIGVLAAGNLMNASAGIGQQLQKQIGQTGIPVYNVANACATGATALRTAIMAVKAGEVRYGMAVGVEKLSGAGLLGAGGRKKDDSDVWQPAGRFGAVAPIDGRIGTEAMPGVFAQIGTEYGHKYGGTSFELFAKISEKNHAHSTLNPLAAYQKRFTLEQIMNDVMIAYPNTRPMCSANCDGAAAAIVCSGETLKTLSAEQRRRAVKVSASVLTSDPYEEGCQVLPNVNTLTRNAAATAYEQAGIGPKDLDLVELHDCFATAELVHYDNLMLCEQGGAADFFNSGATWRDGSTPVNVSGGLQSKGHPIAATGIANIWEICHHLRGEAGDRQIANAKVGLAHVIGLGSACGVHILEKSAA, from the coding sequence ATGAGTGCCAGCGACGACATTTTCATCCTCGGTATCCGGATGACCAAATTCGGCAAGCACGCCGACAAAGACACCGTTGACCTGGCCGCTGAGGCCGCGATGGCCGCGCTCGCCGACGCCGGTGTGACCATGGCCGACATCGGCGTGCTGGCCGCGGGCAACCTGATGAACGCCAGCGCCGGCATCGGCCAGCAGCTGCAGAAGCAGATCGGCCAGACCGGGATCCCGGTGTACAACGTCGCCAACGCGTGCGCCACCGGGGCCACCGCGCTGCGCACCGCGATCATGGCGGTCAAGGCCGGCGAGGTGCGCTACGGCATGGCAGTTGGTGTCGAAAAGCTCTCGGGTGCAGGACTTCTCGGTGCGGGTGGACGCAAAAAGGACGACTCCGATGTCTGGCAGCCGGCCGGGCGCTTCGGCGCCGTCGCGCCGATCGACGGCCGCATCGGCACCGAGGCCATGCCCGGCGTGTTCGCCCAGATCGGCACCGAATACGGCCACAAGTACGGCGGGACCAGCTTCGAGCTGTTCGCCAAGATCAGCGAAAAGAACCACGCGCACTCGACATTGAATCCGCTGGCGGCCTACCAGAAGCGCTTCACCCTCGAGCAGATCATGAACGACGTCATGATCGCCTACCCCAACACCCGCCCGATGTGCTCGGCCAACTGTGACGGTGCCGCGGCGGCGATCGTATGCAGCGGCGAGACTCTCAAAACGCTGTCGGCCGAACAACGTCGGCGCGCGGTGAAGGTGTCGGCGTCGGTGTTGACCTCCGACCCGTACGAAGAGGGCTGCCAGGTGCTGCCGAACGTCAACACCCTGACGCGCAATGCCGCCGCCACCGCCTACGAGCAGGCCGGCATCGGACCCAAGGACCTCGACCTGGTCGAATTGCACGACTGCTTCGCGACCGCCGAGCTGGTCCACTACGACAACCTGATGCTGTGCGAGCAAGGCGGCGCCGCCGACTTCTTCAACTCCGGCGCCACCTGGCGGGACGGCTCGACGCCGGTCAATGTGTCCGGTGGTCTGCAGTCCAAGGGCCATCCGATCGCGGCGACCGGCATCGCCAACATCTGGGAGATCTGCCACCACCTGCGGGGCGAGGCCGGCGATCGGCAGATCGCCAACGCCAAGGTTGGGCTGGCCCACGTGATCGGGCTCGGGTCGGCGTGCGGTGTCCACATCCTGGAGAAGTCCGCCGCCTGA
- a CDS encoding HD domain-containing protein, translated as MSAPTRATYRTMAEGTAQDYALIERAEAANNAGLVDRVLALVDALAEGQQAYPVSRLEHSLQSATRAFDDGRPAEYVVAALLHDIGDTYAPHAHGAFAAAVLAPYVSEQVAWIVRVHPEFQQYYYAPHMGGVRDARERYRDHPWFDDAVEFCERYDQNCFDAQFEHRPLEFFRPMVQDVFAREPWLAAR; from the coding sequence ATGAGCGCGCCAACCCGAGCCACTTACCGCACCATGGCCGAAGGCACCGCGCAGGACTATGCGCTCATCGAGCGTGCGGAGGCGGCCAACAATGCCGGACTGGTCGATCGTGTGCTGGCGTTGGTCGACGCTCTCGCCGAGGGACAGCAGGCCTATCCGGTCAGCCGGCTTGAGCACTCCCTGCAGTCGGCCACCCGCGCCTTCGATGACGGCCGCCCGGCCGAGTACGTCGTCGCTGCGCTGCTACACGACATCGGCGACACGTATGCGCCCCATGCCCACGGTGCGTTCGCGGCCGCCGTGCTGGCGCCGTACGTATCGGAACAGGTCGCCTGGATTGTCCGGGTGCACCCCGAATTTCAGCAGTACTACTACGCGCCTCACATGGGCGGCGTGCGTGACGCCCGGGAGCGCTATCGCGACCACCCATGGTTCGACGATGCGGTGGAATTCTGTGAGCGCTACGACCAGAACTGTTTCGACGCGCAGTTCGAACACCGACCGCTCGAGTTCTTCCGGCCGATGGTGCAGGACGTGTTCGCCCGCGAACCGTGGCTCGCGGCACGGTAA
- a CDS encoding DCC1-like thiol-disulfide oxidoreductase family protein, which translates to MTPSTNSATAPVLLYDGVCGVCNSAVRTILRYDQHGTLRFAALDSDFARETIARHPELAGADTAVFVRDAGRPGETVYLRSTALLQVAAYLGGWWRLALTAYAIPPAARDWLYERFAAVRYRIGGRHDTCPIPTADVRSRFLDSAYG; encoded by the coding sequence ATGACGCCATCAACCAACTCCGCTACTGCGCCTGTACTGCTGTACGACGGTGTGTGCGGGGTCTGCAACAGCGCGGTGCGCACCATTCTTCGGTACGACCAGCACGGGACTCTGCGCTTCGCCGCGTTGGACAGCGACTTCGCCCGCGAGACGATCGCTCGGCATCCCGAGCTGGCGGGTGCGGACACCGCGGTGTTCGTACGCGACGCCGGACGACCCGGCGAGACCGTATACCTTCGCTCGACGGCGTTGCTGCAGGTGGCGGCATATCTTGGCGGCTGGTGGCGGCTGGCATTGACGGCCTACGCGATCCCACCAGCCGCGCGTGACTGGCTCTACGAGCGGTTCGCCGCCGTGCGTTATCGCATCGGCGGCCGCCATGACACCTGCCCGATCCCGACCGCCGACGTGCGCAGCCGCTTCCTCGACTCGGCCTACGGCTGA
- a CDS encoding OB-fold domain-containing protein, protein MAERIPMVDYLVLDDGEPHLVAHECTACGARFFDRRNACANCFATDFRTVPVATEGTVRTFTIVTFAAPGVPVPFVASVIDCDGTQVRANLVNVEPDPEHVHDGMKVRLSTYSLGADAQGTEAIGFGFEPVA, encoded by the coding sequence ATGGCCGAGCGCATACCGATGGTCGACTACCTCGTGCTCGACGACGGTGAACCCCATCTCGTGGCCCATGAGTGCACGGCGTGCGGTGCCCGATTCTTCGACCGGCGCAACGCCTGCGCCAACTGCTTCGCCACCGATTTCCGCACGGTCCCCGTCGCAACCGAAGGCACCGTGCGCACATTCACGATCGTCACTTTCGCCGCACCGGGCGTGCCTGTGCCCTTCGTCGCGTCGGTGATCGACTGCGACGGCACGCAGGTGCGTGCCAATCTCGTCAACGTCGAGCCCGATCCCGAGCACGTCCACGACGGCATGAAGGTGCGTCTGAGCACCTATTCGCTCGGCGCCGACGCACAGGGCACCGAGGCCATCGGCTTCGGCTTCGAGCCCGTGGCCTGA
- a CDS encoding EAL domain-containing protein, whose translation MLSLLSRRLRCGLSAAVVAAAAFNALGLWGVATALRVQFALEAVVCVAALVVGLAVVPRVTGLSRWWRTTLLTAVAIFLGAELLWKLTGHADRHATAPWPSVVGYFVAAFFFAVAMVLLIRAGRDQDVPGQTLARPRVFTTLLDGLISALSFAQFIYLARPDAVDSSALPRSTNTAVIFSIAIVELVVVMVAVLLAMWYPPYRLGRANYMLLAAAAITLVSSDRLLAYLRSVDVTNLDLWIGTGFVFAPLLIAWSLLELPPRPRPQNELPTNWAQLTLPYVGFMGSTALLAFQVLVGRGIDMFFASTYLGLALLVATRYLIAMRIQRVLTAQLVDAKRRLAHQAHHDALTKLPNRLLLGQRLDDAIRDGPFVLIFVDIDDFKEVNDRFGHAAGDELLCAISARLRSCLGRDDTLARIGGDEFAILIAGEVGAPEIVADQLRVALRSPFSVHGTSVRVRASMGLVSPGHHGLPPTSDDLLRQADISMYTGKRMGKDTAVVYRPAFSVSEDFPTALRQAKGKVPQGFHLKYQPIVTLPHGAPVAVEALARWTTPSGMQIPPQTFVSLAEANGLGAQLDALVLDQACAEITAADLDLDVHVNIGAARLGSAEFEGIISRTLARHGLPAARLVLEITETVPIVDLVEGAAAITRLNDLGIRVALDDFGAGYNSLTYLHELPVQIVKLDRGLALGVDPGRNLTLYRSVIGLCKALNLNVIAEGIESADQAETIFLAGCGLAQGHLFGRAMGLSDIGVSLTAP comes from the coding sequence GTGTTGTCGCTTTTGAGTCGCCGCCTGCGTTGCGGGCTGTCTGCTGCGGTGGTCGCCGCGGCAGCGTTCAACGCGCTCGGCCTGTGGGGCGTGGCGACGGCACTGCGGGTGCAATTCGCTCTCGAGGCCGTCGTGTGTGTCGCTGCATTGGTTGTCGGGCTGGCCGTCGTACCGCGAGTGACCGGGCTGTCGCGATGGTGGCGGACGACCCTCCTCACCGCGGTGGCCATCTTCCTGGGAGCCGAACTCCTCTGGAAGCTCACCGGCCACGCCGACCGGCATGCGACCGCGCCGTGGCCGAGTGTGGTCGGCTATTTCGTCGCGGCCTTCTTCTTCGCCGTGGCGATGGTCCTGCTGATCCGCGCGGGCCGCGACCAGGACGTGCCCGGGCAGACGCTGGCGCGGCCACGGGTCTTCACCACCCTGCTCGACGGACTGATCAGCGCACTGTCGTTCGCCCAGTTCATCTACCTCGCCCGGCCCGACGCTGTGGACAGCAGCGCATTGCCGCGATCGACCAACACTGCGGTCATCTTCAGCATCGCCATCGTGGAACTCGTCGTGGTCATGGTCGCTGTTCTCCTCGCGATGTGGTACCCGCCGTACCGCCTGGGGCGGGCCAACTACATGTTGCTCGCGGCGGCAGCGATCACCCTCGTCTCCTCCGATCGGCTGTTGGCCTACCTTCGCAGCGTCGACGTGACCAACCTGGATCTATGGATCGGCACCGGGTTCGTGTTCGCGCCGCTGCTGATCGCGTGGAGCCTGCTCGAACTGCCACCGCGGCCCCGGCCGCAGAACGAACTCCCGACCAACTGGGCGCAACTGACGCTGCCCTACGTCGGCTTCATGGGGAGTACGGCCCTGCTCGCATTCCAGGTACTCGTCGGCCGCGGCATCGACATGTTCTTCGCGTCCACCTATCTCGGCTTGGCATTGCTGGTCGCGACCCGCTATCTGATCGCGATGCGGATCCAGCGGGTGCTGACCGCGCAGCTCGTCGACGCCAAGCGCCGCCTGGCCCATCAGGCACACCACGACGCGTTGACGAAGCTGCCCAACCGGTTGCTGCTGGGGCAGCGGCTGGACGACGCGATCCGCGATGGACCGTTCGTGTTGATCTTCGTCGACATCGACGACTTCAAGGAGGTCAACGACCGGTTCGGGCATGCAGCCGGTGACGAGTTGCTGTGCGCGATCAGCGCCCGCCTCCGCAGCTGCCTTGGGCGCGACGACACACTGGCCCGCATCGGGGGAGACGAGTTCGCCATCCTGATCGCCGGTGAGGTCGGAGCACCGGAGATCGTCGCCGACCAGCTGCGCGTCGCTCTTCGGAGTCCGTTTTCGGTGCACGGGACCTCGGTCCGGGTGCGGGCGAGCATGGGCCTTGTCAGCCCGGGGCATCACGGTCTGCCGCCGACGTCGGACGATCTGCTCCGGCAGGCGGATATCTCGATGTACACCGGCAAGCGAATGGGCAAGGACACCGCGGTGGTCTACCGGCCGGCGTTCAGCGTCTCAGAGGATTTTCCGACGGCGCTTCGCCAGGCGAAAGGCAAAGTGCCGCAGGGGTTCCACCTGAAGTATCAGCCCATCGTCACGCTCCCGCACGGCGCGCCGGTGGCTGTTGAGGCGCTGGCGCGGTGGACGACGCCGAGCGGGATGCAGATCCCTCCGCAGACGTTCGTCTCGCTGGCCGAAGCCAACGGCCTGGGCGCGCAACTGGATGCGCTGGTGCTGGATCAGGCCTGCGCGGAGATCACGGCCGCTGACCTGGACTTGGATGTGCACGTCAACATCGGTGCCGCGCGCCTGGGCAGCGCGGAATTCGAAGGCATCATCAGCCGTACGCTCGCCCGGCACGGCCTGCCGGCAGCCCGCCTCGTTCTGGAGATCACCGAGACCGTTCCGATCGTCGACCTGGTTGAGGGGGCGGCGGCCATCACACGCTTGAACGACCTCGGCATCAGAGTCGCCCTGGACGATTTCGGCGCCGGTTACAACTCGCTGACCTATCTGCACGAATTGCCGGTGCAGATCGTGAAGTTGGACCGCGGGCTCGCTCTGGGCGTCGACCCGGGACGCAATCTCACCCTCTACCGGTCGGTCATCGGATTGTGTAAAGCGTTGAATCTCAACGTCATCGCCGAAGGTATCGAAAGTGCCGACCAGGCGGAGACCATATTCCTGGCCGGTTGCGGACTCGCCCAGGGTCACCTGTTCGGGCGGGCGATGGGGTTGTCCGACATCGGGGTGTCGCTGACCGCACCGTGA
- a CDS encoding SDR family oxidoreductase, with the protein MDIDGAVAVVTGAGSGIGRSVAAALAAGGASVVAGDIDADSAADTAAMVGGIGVAADASSADGIATLLDAARETFGRTDIYVANAGITGEPGLGDDEAAWDRIIDINLRAHIRAAKAVMPEWVARGSGHFVVTASAAGLLTQLGAAPYSVTKHAAVGFAEWLAIRYGDNGIGVSCVCPMGVDTPLLRGMADSPEEEIRVAGSAVTSAGAVIGPDAVAALVVQAIVDGTFLVLPHPEVLTMYRQKGADYERWIAGMRRYQRTLR; encoded by the coding sequence GTGGACATCGACGGAGCGGTGGCGGTGGTCACCGGAGCGGGCTCAGGCATCGGCAGGTCCGTCGCGGCGGCCCTGGCGGCGGGCGGCGCATCGGTTGTCGCCGGCGACATCGACGCGGATTCGGCCGCCGACACCGCTGCGATGGTCGGAGGCATCGGGGTGGCGGCGGACGCCTCGAGCGCGGACGGAATCGCCACCCTGCTCGACGCAGCACGTGAGACGTTCGGGCGAACCGACATCTACGTCGCCAATGCCGGCATCACCGGAGAGCCAGGACTCGGCGACGACGAAGCCGCCTGGGACCGCATCATCGACATCAACCTGCGCGCCCACATCCGGGCCGCCAAGGCGGTGATGCCGGAGTGGGTTGCGCGGGGCAGTGGACACTTCGTTGTCACCGCGTCGGCCGCTGGTCTGCTGACCCAGCTCGGCGCCGCCCCCTACAGCGTGACCAAGCACGCTGCCGTCGGGTTTGCCGAGTGGTTGGCGATTCGCTACGGCGACAACGGGATCGGTGTGAGTTGCGTGTGTCCGATGGGGGTGGATACGCCGCTGCTGCGGGGTATGGCGGACTCGCCGGAGGAAGAGATCCGAGTGGCCGGGTCCGCCGTCACGAGTGCGGGAGCGGTGATCGGCCCGGACGCCGTCGCCGCCCTCGTGGTGCAGGCCATCGTCGACGGGACGTTCCTTGTGCTACCGCACCCCGAGGTGCTGACCATGTACCGCCAGAAAGGCGCCGACTACGAGCGCTGGATCGCCGGTATGCGCCGCTACCAACGCACCCTGCGGTAG